One genomic region from Actinocatenispora thailandica encodes:
- a CDS encoding GPP34 family phosphoprotein, translating to MALPDDLPERVYLLAVDRGRRRLVARDRLGYALRGAALAQLLLAGAVRDESGRVEAVRRVPVAGLAGTVLDEIAGDARPRRWRHWVHARARRARTDVRDRLVAARIITVTKDRALGLFPVERIDVRDVLAFERYGTAIRDAVGGPGRTSRVDATDAAAAAIAAAAELGTVARRADRRRAKARIEVLGAGIAPVVTAIRQCVRSDRAARASSGG from the coding sequence ATGGCGCTCCCCGACGACCTGCCCGAGCGGGTCTACCTGCTCGCGGTCGACCGCGGTCGGCGCCGGTTGGTGGCTCGCGACCGCCTCGGGTACGCGCTGCGCGGCGCCGCGTTGGCCCAGCTGTTGCTGGCCGGTGCGGTACGGGACGAGTCCGGCCGGGTCGAGGCGGTGCGGCGCGTACCGGTGGCTGGTCTGGCCGGCACGGTGCTGGACGAGATCGCCGGCGACGCGCGACCGCGGCGCTGGCGGCACTGGGTGCACGCCCGCGCCCGCCGGGCACGCACCGACGTGCGGGATCGATTGGTGGCAGCCAGAATCATCACAGTCACCAAAGATCGGGCCCTTGGTCTCTTCCCCGTCGAGCGCATCGATGTTAGGGATGTCCTCGCCTTCGAGCGGTACGGCACCGCCATCCGCGACGCCGTCGGCGGACCGGGCCGCACCTCCCGGGTCGACGCGACGGATGCCGCGGCGGCCGCGATCGCGGCCGCCGCCGAGCTGGGCACGGTGGCAAGGCGGGCGGATCGACGGCGTGCCAAGGCACGCATCGAGGTGCTGGGCGCCGGGATCGCGCCGGTCGTGACGGCGATCCGGCAGTGCGTCCGGTCCGATCGCGCGGCCCGTGCCTCGTCCGGCGGCTGA